From the genome of Yersinia enterocolitica, one region includes:
- a CDS encoding anaerobic ribonucleoside-triphosphate reductase, with translation MKTVVIKRDGCQVPFDEVRIKEAVERAALAVDVVDADYCATVARVVAQTMENQPKVDIRDIQTAVENQLMAGQYKQLARAYIEYRHDRDISRELRGRLNQEIRGLVEQSNKALLNENANKDSKVIPTQRDLLAGIVAKHYAKQHILPRDVVLAHERGEIHYHDLDYAPFFPMFNCMLIDLDGMLTQGFKMGNAEIEPPKSISTATAVTAQIIAQVASHIYGGTTINRIDEILAPFVTESFNKHKSVAQEWQIPDAAGYAMSRTEKECYDAFQSLEYEVNTLHTANGQTPFVTFGFGLGTSWQSRMIQQAILRNRIAGLGKNRKTAVFPKLVFAIRDGLNHKFGDANYDIKQLALECATKRMYPDILNYDQVVKVTGSFKTPMGCRSFLGVYEEEGKQIHDGRNNLGVISLNLPRIALEAKGDEAQFWQLLDERLLLAKKALMTRIARLEGIKARVAPILYMEGACGVRLQADDNVSKIFKNGRASISLGFIGIHETVNALFGHQTHVFDDEKLREKGVAIVERMRQATDSWKNETGYAFSLYSTPSENLCDRFCRLDTAEFGVVDGVTDKGYYTNSFHLDVEKKVNPYDKLDFEAPYPPLANGGFICYGEYPNLQHNLRALEDVWDYSYSRVPYYGTNTPIDECYECGFTGEFSCTSKGFTCPKCGNHEPSKVSVTRRVCGYLGSPDARPFNAGKQEEVKRRVKHLANGQLG, from the coding sequence GTGAAAACAGTAGTGATTAAACGGGACGGTTGTCAGGTACCTTTTGATGAGGTGCGGATCAAGGAAGCCGTCGAGCGCGCAGCCTTGGCTGTTGACGTTGTGGACGCAGATTATTGTGCAACTGTTGCCCGTGTGGTCGCTCAGACGATGGAAAACCAGCCTAAAGTTGATATCCGCGACATCCAAACTGCGGTAGAAAACCAACTGATGGCCGGTCAATACAAGCAGTTAGCCCGCGCCTATATTGAATATCGCCATGACCGGGATATCTCGCGGGAGCTGCGTGGTCGCCTGAATCAGGAAATCCGTGGATTGGTTGAGCAAAGTAACAAAGCGCTGCTTAACGAAAATGCCAATAAAGACAGTAAAGTGATCCCCACCCAGCGCGATCTGCTGGCCGGTATTGTGGCGAAACACTATGCCAAACAGCATATCTTGCCACGGGATGTGGTGTTAGCGCATGAACGTGGTGAAATCCACTATCACGATTTGGATTACGCGCCCTTCTTCCCAATGTTCAACTGTATGTTGATTGATCTCGATGGCATGCTAACCCAAGGCTTTAAAATGGGTAATGCGGAAATTGAACCACCGAAATCCATTTCTACCGCCACCGCAGTGACCGCACAGATTATCGCGCAGGTTGCCAGCCATATCTATGGTGGTACAACCATTAACCGTATCGATGAAATTCTGGCCCCGTTTGTCACTGAAAGTTTTAACAAACATAAATCTGTGGCTCAAGAGTGGCAAATTCCTGATGCCGCCGGTTATGCCATGTCGCGCACCGAGAAAGAGTGTTACGACGCCTTCCAGTCGCTGGAATATGAAGTTAACACCCTCCACACCGCCAATGGTCAGACCCCCTTTGTCACTTTCGGTTTTGGCTTAGGCACCAGTTGGCAATCGCGCATGATCCAGCAGGCCATTCTGCGTAACCGTATTGCCGGTTTGGGCAAAAATCGCAAAACCGCGGTATTCCCGAAACTGGTGTTTGCTATCCGTGACGGTCTTAATCACAAGTTTGGCGATGCCAATTACGATATCAAACAGCTGGCGCTGGAGTGTGCGACTAAACGCATGTACCCGGACATTCTAAATTACGACCAAGTAGTAAAAGTAACCGGTTCCTTTAAAACACCAATGGGTTGCCGCAGCTTCCTCGGAGTGTATGAAGAAGAGGGTAAACAGATCCACGATGGCCGTAATAACCTCGGGGTTATCAGTCTCAACCTGCCACGTATTGCGCTGGAAGCCAAAGGCGATGAAGCCCAGTTCTGGCAATTACTGGATGAACGCCTGCTGTTAGCCAAGAAAGCCCTGATGACCCGTATTGCCCGTCTGGAAGGGATTAAAGCCCGTGTGGCTCCGATTCTGTATATGGAAGGGGCTTGCGGCGTGCGCTTACAAGCCGACGACAACGTTTCTAAGATCTTTAAAAATGGCCGCGCATCCATCTCGCTGGGCTTTATCGGTATTCATGAAACGGTTAATGCGCTGTTTGGTCATCAGACCCATGTCTTTGATGACGAAAAGTTGCGTGAAAAAGGCGTGGCTATCGTCGAACGGATGAGACAAGCAACAGATAGCTGGAAAAATGAAACCGGCTACGCCTTTAGCCTGTACAGCACACCAAGTGAAAACCTGTGTGACCGTTTCTGCCGCCTTGATACCGCTGAATTTGGTGTGGTGGACGGCGTCACCGACAAAGGCTATTACACCAACAGCTTCCATCTGGATGTTGAGAAGAAAGTTAACCCATACGACAAACTGGACTTCGAAGCACCTTACCCACCATTGGCGAACGGTGGCTTCATTTGTTACGGCGAATACCCTAACTTGCAGCACAACCTCAGAGCGTTGGAAGATGTCTGGGACTACAGCTACAGTCGGGTGCCTTATTACGGTACTAACACGCCAATTGATGAGTGCTACGAATGTGGCTTCACCGGTGAATTCTCTTGTACCAGTAAAGGTTTTACCTGCCCGAAATGTGGCAATCATGAGCCATCGAAAGTCTCGGTAACCCGCAGAGTATGTGGCTATCTGGGGAGCCCGGATGCACGACCATTCAATGCCGGTAAGCAAGAAGAAGTGAAGCGGCGCGTGAAACATCTGGCGAACGGACAACTGGGCTAA
- a CDS encoding anaerobic ribonucleoside-triphosphate reductase-activating protein (activates anaerobic ribonucleoside-triphosphate reductase under anaerobic conditions) produces the protein MNYHQYYPVDVINGPGTRCTLFVSGCMHECVGCYNKSTWRLNSGKPFTRELEDQIVADLNDARIHRQGLSLSGGDPLHPQNLSAILQLVKRVRNECDSKDIWVWTGYTLAELTDEQQQVVDLINVLVDGKFVQDLKDPSLIWRGSGNQVIHHLR, from the coding sequence ATAAATTACCATCAATACTACCCGGTCGATGTCATCAACGGCCCCGGCACCCGCTGCACGCTGTTCGTCTCTGGCTGCATGCACGAGTGTGTGGGTTGTTATAACAAAAGTACCTGGCGACTGAATTCGGGTAAGCCATTTACTCGTGAACTAGAGGATCAGATAGTGGCTGATCTCAATGACGCCCGCATCCATCGGCAAGGGTTATCCCTCTCCGGCGGTGATCCGCTGCACCCGCAAAACCTGTCTGCGATACTGCAACTGGTTAAGCGAGTGCGTAATGAGTGCGATAGCAAAGATATTTGGGTCTGGACGGGCTACACCCTGGCTGAACTGACCGACGAACAACAGCAAGTGGTTGATCTGATCAACGTGTTGGTTGACGGCAAATTCGTGCAAGATCTAAAAGATCCCTCGCTTATCTGGCGTGGCAGCGGTAATCAGGTTATCCATCACCTGCGTTAA
- a CDS encoding ShlB/FhaC/HecB family hemolysin secretion/activation protein encodes MNNRVWLLLLFGTGGIWQYSAWANTVPMLIDQNNPSRISRDIAKPQTTRTVPPAISVSAPNAKLTLETLIDVQHIQFIGGTRYDLKLLREPFNGYIGKKVPLKNLLVATQSITTLYQQDGYILSYAYLPSDNFINGTVKIGLVEGYIANTRIQSENVAIGRWLTKLSQRIMAEKPLTQDTFERYNILMSRTPDTKIIATAKNPDNIYGATLLDVKAEHPRNWNVSTALDSRKGVYSGVLNATLSGFTPYAEQFGVATLLPLDSKNRDQYLGLNYQQYLGSNGLLLQTRGSYYKQVSKDYTDVLTLYPQDITLSTRSEQTQYTGGVVLSYPLQLTRKRQWTLSGGVDYLEKSYNLKTRARFNTVNNYLLDLEEQNQRMRYPAAELALAGYQEYTQSYWSTRASVRKGINGALASSSVPWGDLGFTRWKLTGDGAYLMDEKWRLSASAEGDWSDNDLPEAEHVTFGGLRFGRGYPDSDATGDYGYGGQVEMRYLHNREQGNWLKTVQPYVVLDTAHTWYNSAIFPAKKLASYAVGVTFGDNKHYSLSLEGARPIGDLPSDSTRRDWRFNATLTYNFAN; translated from the coding sequence ATGAATAATAGAGTGTGGCTGTTATTGTTATTTGGCACTGGTGGTATATGGCAATATAGTGCATGGGCCAATACGGTTCCCATGTTGATTGATCAGAATAATCCGTCCAGAATATCACGTGACATTGCTAAGCCCCAAACCACACGAACAGTACCACCTGCTATTTCAGTGTCTGCTCCCAATGCTAAGTTAACACTTGAAACCTTAATTGATGTGCAGCATATTCAATTTATTGGCGGTACACGTTATGATCTTAAGTTACTTCGTGAACCGTTCAACGGTTATATTGGTAAAAAAGTACCGTTAAAGAATTTATTGGTGGCAACTCAATCTATTACTACATTATATCAGCAAGACGGTTATATTCTCTCTTATGCTTATTTACCCTCAGATAACTTTATTAATGGCACGGTAAAAATAGGCTTGGTTGAGGGTTACATTGCCAATACGCGGATTCAAAGTGAAAATGTTGCGATAGGCCGCTGGCTAACCAAGCTATCACAGCGCATCATGGCAGAGAAGCCACTGACGCAGGACACCTTTGAACGCTACAATATTTTGATGAGCCGGACCCCGGATACCAAAATCATTGCCACGGCTAAAAACCCGGATAATATTTATGGCGCGACACTACTGGACGTTAAAGCCGAACATCCACGTAACTGGAATGTTAGTACTGCGCTGGATAGTCGCAAAGGAGTATACAGTGGTGTACTTAATGCAACCTTAAGTGGATTTACACCCTATGCCGAACAATTTGGTGTGGCAACGTTATTACCGCTCGACAGTAAAAATCGCGACCAATATCTTGGTTTAAACTATCAACAATATCTAGGGAGCAATGGATTATTACTACAAACCCGTGGCAGCTATTATAAGCAGGTTTCCAAAGACTATACCGATGTACTGACATTGTATCCGCAAGATATTACCTTATCAACGCGTTCCGAGCAGACGCAATATACCGGTGGTGTGGTATTGAGTTATCCATTGCAATTAACGCGCAAGCGGCAATGGACCCTGAGTGGTGGCGTAGATTATCTAGAGAAAAGTTACAATTTAAAAACTCGCGCCCGATTTAATACTGTTAATAATTATTTGCTGGATTTAGAAGAGCAGAATCAGCGAATGCGTTATCCGGCGGCTGAATTAGCACTGGCGGGTTATCAGGAATATACCCAATCTTATTGGAGCACCCGCGCCAGTGTGCGCAAAGGGATCAATGGTGCTCTGGCATCCAGTTCGGTACCGTGGGGCGACTTGGGCTTTACCCGCTGGAAACTCACCGGTGACGGGGCATATCTGATGGACGAGAAATGGCGCTTGAGTGCCTCGGCAGAAGGGGATTGGTCGGACAATGATTTACCCGAGGCCGAGCATGTCACTTTTGGCGGACTGCGCTTCGGCCGTGGTTATCCAGACAGTGACGCAACCGGGGATTATGGTTATGGCGGGCAGGTAGAAATGCGCTATCTGCATAACCGGGAACAGGGCAACTGGTTGAAGACGGTCCAACCTTATGTGGTTTTGGATACAGCCCACACGTGGTACAACTCTGCCATTTTCCCCGCGAAGAAGCTGGCTTCATATGCCGTTGGGGTGACCTTTGGTGACAACAAACACTATTCACTGTCATTGGAAGGGGCGAGGCCGATTGGCGACCTCCCCAGTGATAGCACACGCCGTGATTGGCGGTTTAATGCTACTTTGACCTATAATTTTGCCAATTAA
- a CDS encoding phosphonate metabolism transcriptional regulator PhnF, with translation MHLSRPPTSYPTRYQQIAAQLEQELRGAYRCGDYLPSEQQLADRYQVNRHTLRRAVDELVERGWLQRRQGIGTLVLMRPYDYPLHANARFSQNLLDQGSDPTSERLLAVLRPCIEHVAKALSLAEGTTVIHLRTLRRVNGVPVCVIDHYLPDLRWWPALQQFNSGSLHQFITQHLQQPLSRSQTRISARRAQAKESRLLEIATHAPLLCVRTLNICVDSQQVAEYSVSLTRADMIELTMEH, from the coding sequence ATGCACTTATCTAGACCACCGACCAGCTACCCCACCCGCTATCAACAAATTGCGGCCCAATTAGAACAGGAATTGCGTGGTGCCTATCGTTGTGGCGATTACCTGCCTTCTGAACAACAACTGGCTGATCGCTATCAAGTTAATCGCCATACCTTGCGTCGGGCAGTGGATGAACTGGTTGAACGTGGCTGGCTACAACGCCGCCAGGGCATCGGCACGCTGGTATTAATGCGCCCGTATGACTATCCACTGCATGCTAATGCTCGCTTTAGCCAGAACTTGCTGGATCAAGGTAGTGACCCCACCAGTGAGCGCTTACTCGCAGTCTTGCGCCCGTGTATAGAGCATGTAGCCAAAGCGCTCTCACTGGCAGAAGGCACCACCGTGATCCATTTACGTACTCTGCGGCGGGTTAATGGCGTACCAGTCTGTGTTATCGATCACTACCTGCCAGACCTGCGCTGGTGGCCTGCTTTACAACAATTCAACTCCGGTTCATTGCATCAATTCATCACCCAGCATTTACAACAACCACTGAGTCGTAGCCAAACCCGCATCAGCGCACGTCGTGCGCAGGCAAAAGAGAGCCGCTTACTCGAGATTGCGACTCATGCGCCGCTGCTCTGTGTGCGAACCTTAAATATCTGTGTTGATAGCCAGCAGGTGGCGGAATACTCCGTCAGCCTGACGCGGGCCGACATGATTGAATTGACGATGGAGCACTGA
- the phnG gene encoding phosphonate C-P lyase system protein PhnG, with the protein METRHTTRQNWMSVLAHCQPAELLAHWQALNLSPEYQVIRAPEIGLNQLQARMGATGRRFILGDMTITRAVIKLNDSTDIYGYSYIAGRNKPHAELCAVLDALLQLSTVKGKPAGLNELLLKTVIHPLAAIQQERRQLRADAITASKVDFFTLVRGED; encoded by the coding sequence ATGGAAACTCGCCATACCACTCGGCAAAACTGGATGTCGGTGTTAGCCCACTGCCAGCCAGCAGAGTTGCTCGCTCACTGGCAAGCCTTGAATTTATCACCGGAATATCAGGTGATCCGCGCCCCAGAGATAGGTTTAAACCAATTACAGGCCCGGATGGGGGCTACTGGTCGCCGTTTTATCCTTGGTGATATGACCATAACGCGTGCCGTTATCAAGCTTAACGACAGCACGGATATTTATGGTTACAGCTACATTGCCGGGCGTAATAAGCCTCATGCCGAGCTGTGCGCCGTGCTGGATGCCTTGTTACAACTCTCCACCGTCAAGGGTAAACCCGCCGGGTTGAATGAATTATTGCTGAAAACCGTGATTCACCCACTGGCCGCAATACAACAAGAACGGCGGCAATTACGCGCTGATGCTATCACCGCCAGTAAGGTTGATTTCTTCACCTTGGTGCGGGGAGAGGACTGA
- a CDS encoding phosphonate C-P lyase system protein PhnH yields the protein MNLLTHFEHPVDDAQHTFRRILKALSEPGVLVTLPHATGWQPLNPATTSVLLTLADQETPLYLDAALNSDSVQHNVRFHTGAPLTTCGDKSSFSLFNNEITAEQLATCPAGNELSPEQSTTVVIQTDSLHHGMPLRLRGPGIEHSRTVAPHLPATVLNYLLNRPAAFPAGIDFLFTCGENLMAIPRTTHVEVC from the coding sequence ATGAACTTATTAACCCATTTTGAGCATCCGGTGGATGATGCGCAGCACACTTTTCGTCGTATTCTCAAAGCGTTGAGTGAACCGGGCGTGCTGGTAACACTGCCCCATGCTACCGGCTGGCAACCACTGAACCCAGCAACCACCAGTGTTTTGCTCACGCTGGCCGACCAAGAGACGCCACTCTATCTCGACGCAGCACTTAATAGTGACAGCGTGCAACACAATGTGCGTTTTCATACCGGTGCGCCCCTAACGACATGCGGTGATAAATCCTCTTTTTCATTATTTAATAATGAGATAACAGCAGAGCAACTCGCCACCTGCCCGGCAGGTAATGAACTGTCACCGGAACAATCCACTACGGTGGTGATTCAGACCGACAGCCTACACCACGGCATGCCATTACGGTTACGCGGGCCAGGTATTGAACACAGCCGCACTGTTGCACCACACCTGCCCGCCACCGTCTTGAATTATCTGCTTAACCGCCCTGCTGCATTTCCGGCTGGCATCGATTTTCTGTTTACCTGTGGCGAGAACCTGATGGCAATCCCACGAACCACCCATGTGGAGGTGTGCTGA
- a CDS encoding carbon-phosphorus lyase complex subunit PhnI (required for the use of phosphonate and phosphite) produces MYVAVKGGEKAIAAAHQLLEQQRRGDSQIPAIDCEQIEQQLGLAVDRVMTEGGIYDRELAALAIKQASGDLVEAIFLLRAYRTTLPRLAVSQPLASEHMRLERRISAIYKDLPGGQVLGPTYDYTHRLLDFTLLAAGDAPQARNDGETLSDDLLHNNCAHVFDLLVQEQLALTEQDDGTPPEDITRNPPVYPCNRSARLQQLVRGDEGFLLALSYSTQRGYGRTHPFAAEIRTGHLTVSIQPEELGFAIDIGEILLTECEMVNGFVNPESEPPHFTRGYGLVFGRGERKAMSMALMDRALQSREYDEKVTSPAQDEEFVLSHADNVEAAGFVSHLKLPHYVDFQAELELLKRLRREHLLASQQPSSQEQEPRHD; encoded by the coding sequence ATGTACGTTGCAGTCAAAGGGGGCGAAAAAGCGATTGCAGCAGCCCATCAATTGCTGGAACAGCAACGGCGTGGCGACAGCCAGATCCCGGCGATCGATTGTGAGCAAATTGAGCAACAACTCGGTCTGGCGGTTGATCGGGTGATGACCGAAGGGGGCATCTATGATCGCGAGCTGGCTGCACTGGCAATTAAACAAGCCAGCGGCGATTTAGTAGAAGCCATTTTCCTACTACGCGCTTACCGCACAACCTTGCCCCGTTTGGCCGTCAGCCAACCGCTAGCAAGCGAGCATATGCGGCTAGAGCGCCGTATTTCGGCCATTTACAAAGACTTGCCCGGCGGGCAAGTGCTCGGCCCAACCTATGATTACACCCACCGGCTGCTGGATTTTACCCTGCTGGCCGCAGGCGATGCACCGCAAGCGCGCAACGATGGCGAAACATTATCCGATGACTTATTACACAATAACTGTGCCCATGTGTTTGATTTATTAGTTCAAGAGCAACTTGCCCTGACAGAGCAAGATGACGGTACTCCGCCGGAAGATATCACCCGCAATCCCCCCGTTTATCCCTGCAATCGCTCGGCCAGGCTGCAACAATTGGTCCGTGGTGACGAAGGCTTTCTGCTGGCGCTGAGCTATTCCACGCAACGTGGTTATGGCCGCACCCATCCCTTTGCCGCCGAGATCCGCACCGGTCACCTGACCGTTTCAATTCAGCCTGAAGAACTGGGATTTGCTATTGATATCGGCGAAATCTTACTGACCGAATGCGAGATGGTGAATGGCTTTGTCAACCCGGAATCAGAACCTCCGCACTTTACACGTGGTTATGGTCTGGTGTTTGGCCGTGGTGAGCGCAAAGCGATGTCGATGGCGCTGATGGATAGAGCCTTACAAAGCCGCGAATATGACGAAAAGGTCACCAGCCCGGCGCAGGATGAAGAATTCGTGCTCTCCCATGCCGATAATGTCGAAGCCGCGGGGTTTGTTTCTCATCTTAAACTGCCGCATTACGTAGATTTTCAAGCGGAACTGGAATTGCTAAAACGCCTGCGTCGTGAGCACTTACTCGCCTCGCAACAGCCATCCTCTCAAGAACAGGAACCACGCCATGACTGA
- a CDS encoding carbon-phosphorus lyase complex subunit PhnJ (required for use of phosphonate and phosphite) gives MTEVLTGYNLGYLDEQTKRTLRRALLKAVAIPGYQVPFGGREMPMPYGWGTGGIQLTASLIGRKDVLKVIDQGADDTTNAVSIRRFFQRVSGVTTTESTVDASLIQTRHRIPETPLSEDQILIYQVPIPEPLRFIEPRETETRKMHALEEYGVMQVKLYEDIARYGHIATTYAYPVKVNDRYVMDPSPIPKFDNPKMHMMPALQLFGAGREKRLYALPPFTKVESLDFDDHPFTVQQWDEPCALCGSRHSYLDEVVMDDQGSRMFVCSDTDFCQQQLAAQEVNIQ, from the coding sequence ATGACTGAGGTTCTCACCGGTTATAATCTGGGATACCTGGATGAGCAAACCAAACGGACTTTACGCCGCGCGCTGCTAAAAGCAGTGGCGATCCCCGGTTATCAAGTGCCGTTCGGCGGGCGGGAAATGCCGATGCCTTATGGTTGGGGCACCGGTGGCATTCAATTGACCGCCAGCCTGATTGGCCGCAAAGATGTATTAAAAGTGATCGACCAAGGGGCAGATGACACCACCAATGCTGTCTCTATCCGCCGTTTTTTTCAGCGCGTCAGTGGGGTGACGACCACCGAAAGCACTGTCGATGCCAGCTTGATCCAAACCCGGCATCGCATTCCTGAAACACCACTGAGCGAAGATCAGATCCTTATCTATCAGGTACCGATCCCAGAGCCACTGCGCTTTATCGAACCACGCGAAACCGAAACGCGCAAAATGCATGCGCTGGAAGAATACGGCGTGATGCAGGTAAAACTGTATGAAGATATCGCCCGCTACGGCCATATCGCCACCACCTACGCCTATCCGGTCAAAGTGAACGATCGCTACGTGATGGACCCTTCACCGATCCCAAAATTTGATAACCCCAAAATGCACATGATGCCCGCGCTGCAACTGTTCGGGGCCGGTCGCGAGAAGCGGTTATATGCCCTGCCTCCCTTTACCAAGGTGGAAAGTCTGGATTTCGACGATCACCCATTTACCGTGCAGCAATGGGATGAACCCTGTGCCTTGTGCGGCTCGCGCCACAGCTATCTTGATGAAGTGGTGATGGACGATCAGGGCAGCCGAATGTTTGTCTGTTCTGATACTGATTTTTGCCAGCAGCAACTGGCGGCACAAGAGGTAAATATTCAATGA
- the phnK gene encoding phosphonate C-P lyase system protein PhnK: MISEQVISSSAAAHPLLSVENLTHLYAPGKGFSNVSFQLYPGEVLGIVGESGSGKTTLLKSISARLPPQHGQVIYHSGAQQPVDLYQMAESQRRCLLRTEWGVVHQHPLDGLRPQVSAGGNIGERLMAIGQRHYGDIRQQAGRWLEDVEIPLSHLDDLPTTFSGGMQQRLQIARNLVTHPKLVFMDEPTGGLDVSVQARLLDLLRNLVVEMQLAVVIVTHDLGVARLLAHRLLVMKEGQVIESGLTDRVLDDPHHPYTQLLVSSVLQN; the protein is encoded by the coding sequence ATGATTTCCGAACAGGTTATTTCATCATCCGCAGCCGCTCACCCACTGCTATCAGTGGAGAATCTCACACACTTGTATGCGCCAGGTAAGGGGTTTAGCAACGTCTCTTTCCAGCTCTATCCCGGTGAAGTATTGGGAATTGTCGGTGAATCCGGCTCTGGCAAAACCACCTTATTAAAATCGATTTCTGCCCGGTTGCCGCCACAGCATGGGCAGGTTATTTACCACTCTGGTGCCCAGCAACCAGTTGATTTATATCAGATGGCTGAAAGTCAGCGCCGCTGTTTACTGCGCACCGAATGGGGGGTGGTCCATCAGCATCCACTGGATGGTTTGCGCCCACAGGTTTCCGCCGGTGGCAATATCGGCGAGCGTCTAATGGCTATTGGCCAGCGCCATTACGGCGACATCCGCCAACAAGCAGGGCGCTGGCTGGAGGATGTCGAGATCCCACTATCACACCTGGATGACTTACCCACTACCTTCTCCGGCGGCATGCAACAACGTCTGCAAATTGCCCGCAATCTGGTGACCCACCCCAAGCTGGTATTTATGGACGAACCGACGGGTGGCCTGGATGTATCAGTACAAGCGCGACTACTGGATTTACTGCGCAATCTGGTGGTGGAAATGCAACTGGCAGTGGTGATTGTCACTCATGATCTCGGTGTGGCCCGGCTATTGGCACACCGGTTGCTGGTGATGAAGGAGGGTCAGGTTATCGAAAGCGGCCTGACCGATCGAGTACTAGACGATCCCCATCATCCCTACACCCAACTATTGGTTTCATCGGTGCTGCAAAACTGA
- the phnL gene encoding phosphonate C-P lyase system protein PhnL has translation MNHPQLRVENLSKTFVLHHQHGIRLPVLHQTSLEVSSGECVVLHGHSGSGKSTLLRSLYANYLPDSGHIWVKHQGEWLDIVAAPARQIMEVRRHTVGWVSQFLRVIPRISALNVVMQPLLELGVERHICQQRAQDLLTRLNVPPRLWDLAPSTFSGGEQQRVNIARGFIKDYPILLLDEPTASLDSTNSAAVVSLIDEAKQRGAAIIGIFHDEAVRNHVSDRLLVMTPFPADANPEIPA, from the coding sequence ATCAATCACCCACAACTGAGAGTTGAAAATCTCAGTAAAACCTTCGTACTACACCACCAGCATGGTATTCGCTTACCGGTATTGCATCAAACCTCACTGGAAGTGAGTAGCGGTGAATGTGTGGTATTACACGGCCATTCCGGCAGCGGTAAATCTACTCTGCTACGCTCTTTATATGCCAACTATCTGCCAGACAGCGGGCATATCTGGGTCAAGCATCAGGGGGAATGGCTCGACATTGTGGCAGCACCAGCGCGACAAATTATGGAGGTACGCCGTCATACCGTGGGTTGGGTCAGCCAATTTTTGCGGGTGATCCCACGGATCAGTGCATTAAATGTGGTGATGCAACCGCTACTGGAGCTTGGCGTTGAACGCCATATATGCCAACAGCGCGCGCAGGATCTCCTGACTCGCCTCAATGTTCCACCACGCTTATGGGATCTGGCCCCCTCGACCTTTTCCGGCGGCGAGCAGCAGCGGGTCAATATCGCCCGTGGTTTTATCAAAGATTACCCCATATTGCTGCTTGATGAGCCAACGGCATCGCTCGACAGCACCAATAGCGCGGCAGTCGTTAGCCTGATTGATGAAGCTAAACAGCGAGGGGCCGCCATCATTGGAATTTTCCACGATGAGGCCGTACGTAACCATGTCAGTGATCGCTTACTGGTCATGACGCCCTTTCCCGCCGATGCCAATCCGGAGATACCCGCATGA